Below is a window of Rhodoglobus vestalii DNA.
TGCTTACGGATGATGCGGCACGACTTACTGCCGGTCACCCCGCGTTAGCTGACTCTGAGCCGGAGCTTGCGATCATCCCGGCGCAGCTCACGGTGACGTTCGGGTTCGGGTCGCGAATTGTGGAGCGAGCGGGGAAAGACATGCCCGGTTGGCTGCGTCCCCTCCCAGCATTTGGTATCGACAAGCTCGACTCTGCCTACTGTGGCGGTGACCTTCTCCTTCAGATCGGGGCGAACGATCCGCTGACTGTCGCGCATGCCGCCCGTATGCTGCTGAAAGATGCGCGGAGTTTCACCGTGCCGCGCTGGACGCAGAGTGGGTTTCGTCGTGCGGCGGGTGCCGAGAATCCTGCAACCACTATGCGAAACCTCTTTGGCCAGTTTGATGGTTCTTCCAACCCGAAGCCAGGGACGGCGGAGTTTGATCAGACGGTGTGGAGCACCGACGTTCCTGCCTGGTTATTGGGGGGCACGAGCTTTGTGTTGCGTCGGATTGCGATGGATCTTGACGGCTGGGACAAGATTGACCGGCTGGGGCGCGAAGAGACAATCGGTCGAACCCTCGATACCGGTGCGCCTCTGACGGGAACCGTGGAAACCGATGTTCCCGATTTGGAGGCAAAAGATCGTCTGGGTTTCGCGGTTATCCCCGCGTTCGCTCATGTGCGACGTTCTCGGGAAGGGGCCAGTGGAACAAAAATGTATCGCCGCGGCTACAACTACGATGACGCTGTCCTCAGTGGTGACCCGAGCGTCTCCAACTCAGGTCTGCTGTTTGCAACATTTCAAGCCGATGTCGATCTACAGTTTGTTCCAGTGCAGAGAGCCCTTGATTCGCTTGATCTTGTGAACACATGGACTACTCCGGTTGGTTCAGCCGTGTTCGCGGTTCCGCCGGGATGCGAGAAAGGTAGCTACATAGGCGACACCCTGTTCTAGTTTCACTACCTACCCGAACTTGCCCGAGACGTAGTCTTCGGTTGCTTGGATGCTCGGGTTCGAGAAGATTGTGGTGGTGTCGTCGTACTCAATGAGCTTGCCCGGGGCTCCTGTGCCCGCAATGTTAAAGAAACCAGTGCGGTCGGAGACGCGTGATGCCTGTTGCATGTTGTGGGTCACGATCACGATCGTGTAGTCCTGCTTGAGTTCCTCAATGAGGTCTTCAATGGCCAGGGTGGAGATGGGGTCGAGGGCGGAGCATGGCTCATCCATGAGCACAACGTCAGGCTTCACAGCGATAGCGCGCGCGATGCAGAGCCGTTGCTGCTGTCCACCAGAAAGTGACGATCCGGGCTTGTCGAGCCGCTCCTTGACTTCTTGCCAGAGATTTGCGCCCATGAGTGAGGCTTCGGCGAGGTCATCGGCGTCACTCTTGCTGATCCGGGTGTTGTTGAGCTTCACACCGGCAAGCACGTTGTCGCGAATTGACATTGTGGGGAACGGGTTGGGTCGCTGGAACACCATGCCCACCTGGCGACGCACACTCACCGGGTCAACTCCGGGTGCATAGAGGTTGTTGCCGTCGATCAGCACTTCTCCTTCAACGTAGGCGCCGGGAATAACCTCGTGCATACGATTTAGTGTGCGCAGGAAGGTGGACTTGCCGCAACCGGAGGGGCCGATCAAGGCGGTAACCGTGCGGGGCTCCATCGTGAGCGAGACGCCTTCTACAGCGCGAAATTTACCGTAGTAGACGTTGAGATCATTGACTTCGATGCGCTTTGACACGAATTAGGGTTTCCTTCGGTTATCGACCGGTCTTGGGGGCGAAGATTTTGGCGATGATGCGTGCCAGTAGGTTAAGGGCCATCACGATCAGGATGAGGGTGAGCGCTCCGGCCCACGCCCGATCAAGGTAGGCCTGGGCGTCAGTGCCCTGCGAAATGTATGAGCTGTAGACGAACACCGGCAGGCTCTGCATGCGGTCGCTAAAGAGCGAGTAGTTGAAGTTGTTGGTGAAACCTGCAGCCACCAGCAGCGGTGCCGTCTCACCAATCACACGGGCGATCGAGAGCATCACCCCTGTCGTGATTCCGGCGATGGATGTCGGCAGCACAACTTTCAGAATCGTTAGCCATTTGGGCACACCGAGTGCAAACGCGGCCTCACGCAGTTCGTTGGGAACAAGTCGCAGCATTTCTTCGCTCGAACGCACAACCACGGGGATCATGAGCACGGAAAGGGCGATGGCTCCGGCGATTCCGACGCGTACGCCGGGGCCGAAGAACAGCACGATGAGGGAGTAGGCGAAGAGACCGGCGACAATCGAGGGGATTCCGGTCATCACATCCACGAAGAAGGTGATGGCTTGGGCGAGGCGACCACGGCCGTACTCAACAAGGTAGATCGAAGCCATCAGGCCGATCGGCACGGAGATGAGGCTTGCGGCAAAGGTCATCTGCAGGGTGCCGATAATGGCGTGGGCTGCGCCTCCACCGCTTCCGACGACGTTGCGTAGTGACAGCGTAAAGAAATCGAGATCGAAGCGGGCTGCGCCGTTAGTGACAACGGTGAAAATCAGTGAGATGAGCGGCAGTAGCGCGATGACGAAAGCGAGGGTCACGAGTGTGGTCACAAGCCGGTCCGTGGCGCGACGGTGGCCTTCAACGAGTCGGGACACGGTAGTGAGCACTATCGCATAGAGCACGACTCCGAAGAGTACGGAGGCAACAATATTGAATTCACCAGCAGCCTGACCGGCCTGGATGAACAGGAAGATGATGGCAACGGTGGTGAGGCTGCTGAGCAGCATCACCAGGGGTGCCCAGCGGGGCAGCTGACCTGCTGAGTAGGCGTTCTCGATGGGGCGCGCTGGCGTCGTGGTGGTCATCAGTTCGCTCCCGAGAATTCCTTGCGGCGGTTGACGATGTAGCGCGCGATTGTGTTGACGATCAGGGTGATGGCAAAGAGGATGAGGCCGGTCGCGATGAGCACGTTGACGTTGAGCCCGTAGGCCTCAGGAAAGCTCAGCGCGATGTTTGCCGCGATCGTTGACGGGTTAGTCGAGCTAATGATGTCGAAGGTGATCACATTGGATGCGGAGAGCACCATGGCGACGGCCATGGTCTCGCCCAGGGCACGGCCGAGACCGAGCATGGCACCAGAGACGATGCCGGCGCGACCGAAGGGCAGAACGGCAATTCGAATCATTTCCCAGCGGGTGGCGCCGAGAGCGAGCGCGGCTTCTTCGTGCAGCACAGGAGTCTGGAGGAAGACTTCGCGGCAGATGGCGGTGATAATCGGTAGCACCATCACGGCGAGCACGATAGACGCGGTGAGGATGGTGCGGCCGGTTCCCGAAGCGGGGCCGGCGAAGAGGGGGATCCAGCTGAAGTTTTCGGCGAGCCAGGCGTAGAACGGCTGAACTCCGACGGCGAGAACGTTGGCGCCCCAGAGCCCGAATACGACGGATGGTACGGCGGCGAGCAGGTCAATGATGTACCCGAGGGTGGCAGCTAGTGGTCGGGGTGCGTAGTGGGAGATGAAAAGTGCGATTCCGATGGCAATGGGAACCGCCATCAGGAGAGCGAGTGCGGAAGACCAGAGGGTTCCAAAGACCAGCGGGCCAACATACGCCCAGAAGTTGGTGTTCTCAAGGAGGGTGGTTTCTTCGGGATCGGCAGTGATGCCCGGGATTCCCTGAATGACGAGGAAAGCGGCAACAGCGGCAAGGATCGCGAGGATAAGCGCACCGGCGGTGAGGGATGTGCCTGAAAAAACGCGGTCTCCTGGGCGCTGCTTCGCGCGGATACGGGGGGCCGCGGTCGAGGTCATGTGTCGAGTATCCCTTATCCCTGGCTTGATTTAGTGCGTCGTGCTTGGTTTTGTGATGGTCTTGCGGTGCGATTCTCGGGCTGGCGAGTTGCGCGAGGCCCAGAGGAAAGTCTGCCCGACCCCGCCGCCAGTAGCAACGGGGTCGAAGCAGACTTGGGGTGCTACTTGATTGCGTCTACGAGAGGCTGAGCCTTCTCGAACAGTGACGAGGAGATCGGAGCTGAACCCGCGGAGTCCGCTGCGGCGCTCTGGCCTTCGTCGCTGATGATGTAGCTCAGGTAGCCCTTGACCAGATCAACGCCCTCGCTTGATGCATATTCGTTGCACGCGATGAGGTAGCTGATGAGAACTACGGGGTAGACACCCGACTCGGCCGTTGCGCGGTCGATGTCGACGGCGAGGTCGGTTTCGCTGCGACCTTCGGCGAAGGGCGATGCGTCAACGATTGCTGCTGCTGCCTCGGGAGAATACGGCACGTACTCGTCGCCGACCTTGACAGCAACGGTTCCGAGGTCACCGGCGCGCGATGCGTCGGCGTATCCGATGGTTCCGGTTCCGTTGGTAACGGCGTCAACCACACCTGAGGTCTGTGGCGCAGCCTCACCACCGAACTCGGTGGGCCAGGTTTCGATCTGTCCGACGGTCCAAGCATCAGGGGCCGCGGCCGACAGGTAGTCGGTGAAGTTTGCGGTCGTTCCCGAGTCATCCGCGCGGTGAACGGCGGTGATGCCGAGGTCGGGCAGCTCTACGCCGTCATTCTGCGAGACGATGGCGTCGTCGTTCCAGTTGGTGATTTCACCGGTAAAGATGCCAGCGATCGTTGTCGCGTCGAGATTGATCGAGTCAATGCCGTCAAGGTTGAAGATAATCGCGATCGGCGAGATGTAGGCAGGAATCTCAAGGATGCCGGTGCCGGGAACGCACGAAGCGAAGTTGTCTTCGGCGATTTCCTCAACACTGAATGCGCGGTCGGAGCCGGCGAACTGGCTTCCGCCACCGATGAAGGTGTCGCGTCCACCACCGGAGCCGATGGGGTCGTACTCCACGGTCACATTCTCGTTTGCGGTCTGGAAGCCGGCAACCCACGCCTCTTGCGCTGCCTGCTGCGACGATGCCCCAGCACCAACGAGGGTGCCGGTAAGATCTGACGCGGTTTCTTCTCCGCTGTCCCCGCTGTCTGCAGCAGTTGCGCAGGAGGAGAGGAGGATGGTGCCTGCGATAGCAATGGCACCGATGGTGCCAAGACGCTTAAAGTTCACAGTTTTCCCTTCGGAATGTTGATTACAGGTTGAGGGGCCGGTGCGACCCCGCAACACAAGTTAGGCAGCGCAGGTAACCACCATTGCTGCCATAGGTAAACAGAAGGTAAACGGCGAAACAACGTGAGGAGGTAGTGCCCCGTAGCTAGCGGATTGCGGCGACGGCAGCGCTGGCTTGATCGAAGAGTCTCGGCGAGATGGGTGCGGAACCAGCGCTCGCGGCTGCAGCCTGCTGACCCTCCGGGCTGATGACGTACTCCAGGTAGCCCCTGATGACATCCACTCGATCCTTGGAGACATACTCATTGCAGGCGATGAGGTAGCTGATGAGTACGACCGGGTAGACACCAGCTTCCGTCGAATCGCGATCAATTTCTACCGCAAAGTCGGTGGGGCCTCGGCCTTCGCCGAAGGGGGAGACGTCGACGATGGCCGCTGCTGCTTCGGGGGAGTACGGCACATACTCGTCGCCAACTTTCACAGAAACGGTTCCGAGCTGTCCCGCGCGGGACGCGTCGGCGTACCCGATCGTGCCGGTCCCGTTGGTGACTGCGTCAACGACACCGGATGTTTGTAGGGCCGCTTCTCCACCAAACTCCAGGGGCCATTTTTCGATGGCTCCTGCGTCCCACACCTGGGGGGCTGTGTCGGAAAGGTAGCCGGTGAAGTTGGCGGTGGTTCCGGAGTCATCGGCGCGATGCACTGCGGTGATGCGTTGATCGGGAAGGTCAACGGTCGGATTCTGATCGGCGATGGCTGCGTCATCCCACTGGTCAATCTCGCGGGTGAATATGCCAGCGATGGTGGCAGCGTCAAGGTTGAGCGCGTCGACGCCCTCAACGTTGAAGATGATTGCGATCGGGGAAATGTAGGCGGGGATTTCGAGGATGCCGGTGCCGGGAACACACGAAACGAAGTCTTCTTCGGCGATCTCCTCGACACTGAACGCGCGGTCGGAGGCAGCGAATACTGCACCGCCGCCAATAAAGGTGTCGCGGCCACCGCCGGAGCCGATGGGGTCGTACTCAATGGTCGCTTGCACGTTGGCGAGTTGAAAACCGCGCACCCAGGCCTCTTGTGCCGCCTGCTGAGAAGACGCCCCCGCGCCAATGATCGTTCCCGACAACCCCGTGCCGTCGCCGACCGGTGCGGGCACACACGCGGAAAGTGTGAGCGCCGTGGTGAGCGCGATGATGCTGACGGTGCCAAGGCGGGGAAGCTTCACTGGTGTCCTTTCAAAAAACTGGCGTGCAGGACATTCTCTCGTGAATTGAAAGAAGATTTACGGTGCAGCGTCAGGGGCGGTGAGTCTCCACCGCCACCAGTCGAAGCTTCTTGGTGTTGCGAGCAAAGTGAAGCACCGAAAAGTCGCCAGTACGCAGCATTGCTGCTTCGCGCAGTTTCGAGGTTGGCGTCGTGTGGGAGGCATCGGCCAGCGCGCTGATAATTTGCGGAAGCACAGGACCATGACTGCACATCACCGTCGACTGCTGCTTTTTGAGTCGCTTGTCGACGAGGGCGTTGATCGCCGCGCCAGTGCTCGAGTAGGCATCTTGGCTGAGGTCGGCGGTCGACTTGACCTCAAGTGCGGTGCGCTCGGCTAGAGGTGCGATTGTGGCCAGACAGCGTGCGGCGGTGCTGCTCTGGATGCGTGTGGGCGCAAACGCGGCGATGCCACCGGCGATGATTGCGGCCTGATCTGTTCCGCGGTGCATGAGCGGGCGCGTGGCATCGGGCCCGTCCCACGTTTCACCCGGAACGGCTTTCCCATGGCGAACTGCGATCATCGCGAAGGTGCGGGCATTACCGGCCTCGTAGCGCTCAGCAAAACGATCGAGTACATCCACATCATGCGAGTAGCTGACCTTCTTGCGGGCTTTCGAGAGCGATAGCCACTCTAGCGACGAGATCTCGTCGGTGGGGGTGAACTTTGCGCGCTCAAGGTCGTGGTCGTTTACTTCAGCTGACCAGTAGTGCACGAACTTATTGCGACCGTTGGCCAGAGTGTAGTGAACGTGCCCGAGGGGGGCACCAAGGTCGACGCGCAGCCCCGTCTCTTCCCCAATCTCGCGAACGGCAGTCTCGGGCAGCGTTTCGCCCGGATCCTGCTTGCCCTTAGGCAGCGACACATCTTTGTGTGCGGTGCGATGCACCAGCAGCACTCTCGGTTTGCCATCGACTACTCGCCAGCACACAATGCCGGCGGCAAGGACCGGTGCGCTGGCTGAGCCTGGGGCGCTCACCGGCGAGCTCCGCCTCGTTTGCGCTGTGAAATTCGCTTCATAAGAACATTCTGTAGGTCGTTGAGCGGTTCGCCGTCTTCTGAATGGCCGTGGCGTACCCACACGCCCTCAGCATCCAGCCACCACGATGCCGTATTTTCATCAACGGCGAGATCGAACATGTGCTCAAGTTCGGCAATGTGATCCGGCTCAACGATGCGCACGAGAGCTTCAACACGGCGATCGAGGTTGCGGTGCATCATGTCTGAGCTGCCGATGAACACCTGCGGGTCGCCATCGTTGTGAAATGAGAATACGCGCGAGTGTTCGAGGTAGCGGCCCAACACCGAACGCACGCGAATGTTCTCGCTGAGCCCTGGCACGCCGGCCCGCAGCGAGCAGATCCCGCGCACCACGAGGTCGACCGGAACCCCCGCATTGCTTGCCCGGTACAGTGCATCGATGATCGCCTCATCCACGATTGAATTCAGTTTGATGCGGATGCCCGACGGCAGCCCAGCACGAGCGTTCGAGGCTTCGGCATTGATGTGCTTGATGAGACCCTTGCGCAAGTGGCGCGGAGCCACCAGGAGGCGTTTGAATTTTTTCTCGATGGCATACCCCGACAGCTCGTTGAACAGGCGGGTGAGATCTTTGCCGACCTGATCGTTGGCGGTCAGTAGCCCCAGATCTTCATAGAGCCGACTGGTTTTCGGGTTGTAGTTTCCCGTGCCGATGTGGGCGTAATGGCGCAGTACGCCCTCTTCCTCGCGCACCACGAGTGCGAGTTTGCAGTGCGTCTTGAGCCCGACGAGCCCATAAACCACGTGCACTCCGGCTTTCTCCAACTTGCGCGCCCACGAGATATTCGCCGTCTCATCAAAGCGGGCCTTGATCTCTACCAGAGCCAGCACCGCCTTGCCTGCTTCGGCAGCATCGATTAGCGCTTCGACAATGGGGCTGTCACCGCTGGTGCGGTAGAGAGTCTGTTTGATGGCCAGGACGTGGGGGTCGGCCGCAGCCTGCTCAAGGAAGGACTGAACGCTCGTCGAGAACGACTCATAAGGGTGGTGCAGTAACACATCTTTGTGGGCAATGGCGCGAAAAATATCGGCACGCTCGTTGCCCTCGTTCGGCATCAGACTCTCGCTGGTGGTCGGCACGTGGCGCGGGTACTTCAGCGCCGGACGGTCGATGCGGGTCAGCTGGAAGAGCCCGCTCAGGTTCAGCGGGGCAGGTAAGCGGTAGACCTCCTGCTCGCTGATCTTCAGCTCGCGCACCAGAAGCCCACGCGTCACCTCATCCATATCGTCGGTGATTTCGAGGCGGATGGGCGGGCCAAAGCGTCGGTTCAGAATCTGCTTCTCCAACGACTTAATGAGGTTCTCCGACTCATCTTCGTCAACATTGACATCTTCGTTGCGAGTGACCCGAAATTCGTGGTGCGCCAAAATCTCCATGCCCGGAAACAGCGCGTCGAGGTGGTTGGAGATCAAATCTTCGAGCGGAATGTAGCGCAACTGGTCGCTGCCGTCATCCGGCAACTGAATGAAGCGGGGCAGCACGCTGGGCACCTTCAGTCGCGCAAACTCTTCCTTCTGCGTTTTGGGGTTGCGTACCCGAATCGAGAGGTTGAGTGAGAGCCCTGAGATGTACGGGAATGGATGCGCGGGGTCGACGGCCAGCGGCATCAGCACCGGAAAAATTTGGCTTGAGAAGATCTCGTGAACGCGCTCGCGGTCGGCGGGCCCGAGATCAGCCCAGGTTTCAATATGGATGCCCTCAGCGTCGAGTGCCGGCTTCACACTGTTGGTGAACTCCGCGGCGTGACGTTCCTGCAGAGCGTGGGCGGCGGTGCTCAACTCTTCGAGCACGTCGATGGGAGCGCGACCCGTATTGGTGGGCACAGCAAGTCCCGTATCGATGCGGCGCTTAAGCCCCGCCACGCGCACCATGAAAAACTCATCGAGATTGCTGGCAAAAATTGCCAAGAAGTTTGCGCGCTCAAGCAAGGGCAGCGATGTGTCTTCGGCTAGTTCAAGCACTCGCTGGTTGAACGCGAGCCAGCTCAGCTCGCGATCGAGGTAGCGATCATAAACGAGGGTGCCGTCATCAACGCTCGACGATTCGTCGATGTCGTACTCGTCGAGCGAGTCCGTAGCAGAGCTAGGGTCGGCAAGCGCACTGTCGTTATCCATTAGATCATCCTGCCACCCAGCGGTGAACAACTGGCGAACTCAGCGACCAGCGGGCCAAATTTGGCTCTATACCGAGAGGCACGCCGCCAGACCGAGTGGTGCTAAACGGCCACGGAGCGGTCTTCGCTGGCTGCGGCGTGACCCTCGGCGGCGACGCCGGACGATTCCTTTGCGACTGCCGGCTGTTCGGGTTCTTCGGCAATGTTGAAGCAGTATCCGACGTTGCGCACGGTGCCAATCAGCGATTCCAGATCGCCAAGCTTTGCGCGCAAGCGACGCACGTGCACGTCAACGGTTCGGGTGCCACCAAAGTAGTCGTAACCCCACACTTCACTCAGCAACTGCTCCCGGGTGAATACGTGCGAGGGGTGCGAAGCGAGAAAGCGCAGCAGTTCAAATTCTTTGAACGTGAGATCAAGCGAACGATCACGAGCTTTGGCTGAGTAGCTTGCTTCATCAATAACGATTCCGGATGCCCGAATCTTGGATGTCGAACTTTCGCCCTCACGACGCGCTAACGCCAGGCGGATGCGGGCATCCACTTCGGCTGGTCCGGCGCCAGCAACGAGGAAGTCGTCAATGTGCCATTGGTGGTTGACTGCCGCAAGGCCGCCATCGGTGACGACAACGAATAGCGGGCATGACAGGCCGCTGGAATTCAGCACTGAGCAGAGCCCCTTGGCCGCGGCGAGGTTGGTGGTGGCATCCACGATTATCAGGTCCGTGGTGGGGGCTGCAACGAGGGTTGCCGACGCAGCGACGACCACTTCGATTGTGTGGCTGAGCAAACTCAGTGCGGGGAGTGGCTCAGCGTCGGGCGCAGAGCTAAGCATCAAGATGTGTGCCATATGGTCTCCCCACTTGCGTGAAAAGTATTCTACCCGCCGATCGCAGGGCTCATGAACGGGCGCTTCACCCGCCAATCTAGATACGATGGGGGTATGACGTGGCTAAAATGGAGCGTAGTTCCGGTGTGGCTATTGAGCCTGACCGGCGCGCTAATTATTGGCGTAACCGCAGCCCCTGAGATGCGCGTCACCTGGCTGGCGATCACCCTTGCTGGCGCCATCGTGCTCACGTTTGTTATCCAAATCGCTATTCAGCGCAAAGAGCGCTTTGTGGCACGGGCGACAGCCAGCATCGTGGGGTCGCTTGCTCTGGTCGCTGCAGCGACAGCCCTTTTCGCAATCGTTTAGCGCGGTTACCCCGCACCGAGGTAGGATTGACACATGCTTCTCGCACTTGAGCTCTTCTTTATTGGCCTTCTCGGTCTTGCGACGCTGTCAATTGGCTACGTCTCACTCGTGGTCGTCTACAACCTGTTTCGCGGCCAGCGCTAACCGCGCCAAACTGTGATGGAGTTAGACACCTGCGACCCGGGCCCCGGCATACTGCCCGCGGTTGCTGCCCGACCATTCACTGGGGCCGAGCAGGTTGAAACTCTGCGCACCGAGAGTGCCAAGGAGTACACCGCAGCAACGCGGATGTGCGGACTCGTGGATGCTCATCTGCTGCGGGCGTGGGATATTGCCGCTCTCGGCCAAGATCTTCGCAACCACGTGTCAGGGCGGCTTGCTCGTGTCGAATAGTACTTTTACTTCCCGGCCCGGCGCGGTGGGTGACCCACCCGAGCACTACGGCAACCCCTTCGGCGAACAGCGTGCCCTCGCCGCCGGAGAGTCTGTTGTCGAACTGGCCGACCGGGCGGTGATCACGATCAGTGGCCCCGATCGACTCACCTGGCTCGATTCGCTTACCTCGCAAGCACTCAAGTCGCTGGCCGCCGGCGAGAGTTCAGAGACACTGCTGCTGACCCCGAACGGGCGCATCGAGCACGCAATGCGCGTTATCGACGATTCCGAAACCACCTGGCTTCTCGTCGATGATTCCCAACGCGAGACTCTCACCAAATGGCTCGACCGCATGCGTTTCATGCTTCGCGTCGAAATCGCCGATCGCAGCGCAGACTTTCTCACCATCGGCAGTTTTGGCGACCTCGCCATTCCGGCGACAGAGTCGAACGGGGTTCCGTTGGTCTGGAACGATTCGTGGGCCACCGTCACCCGCGGTGGCTATCAGTACTCGCGAACCGAACATCACCCCGGGGCGACCTGGAACTACCGCGAATCACTGGTCGCACCCGACGCCGATCTCAGCCACCTTGCCGCCTCCGGCTCGCTCGCCCTTGAAGCCCTCCGCATCGCCGCCTGGCGCCCCCGCTTCAGCAGCGATGTCGACGACCGCACCATTCCGCACGAACTCGATTGGATGCGCTCAGCAGTCCACCTCACCAAGGGTTGCTACCGCGGCCAAGAGACCGTCGCCAAAGTGCACAACCTCGGGCGCCCCCCGCGCCGACTCGTCATGCTGCACCTCGACGGCTCCGAAGGTGCACTGCCCTCCGCGGGCGCAGAAGTCACCCTCGAGGACAAGGTGATCGGCTCTGTTTCCGCGGCGGCCCGCCACTTCGAGCTCGGCCCCATCGCCCTAGCAACGATCAAACGCGGGGTGGATGCCGCAGAAACGCTGGCCGTTGCCTCCGACGTCGGTGAAGTCTCCGCTTCGCAAGAAGTCATCGTTCCCTCAGACGCCGGAGCCGCAGCCAACGTGCCCCGCCTGCCCCGCCTCGGTGCCGTCAAGCGCTAGCGTCAGCATCCGCCCGACTCTCGTTCGATCTCGGTACGCTTGGGGTATGACTTACACTCTTATTTTGTTGCGCCACGGCAACTCTGACTGGAACCAGAAGAACCTTTTCACCGGATGGGTGGATGTTGGGCTCACCGATCAAGGCCGCGCCGAAGCAGCACGCGCCGGCGCACTGATCGCCGCATTCGAGAAACAGCCCGACGTTCAATACACCTCCCTGCTGAAGCGCGCCATCCACACGGCAAATATTGCTCTTCAGGTGGCCGACCTCGACTGGCTGCCAGTGAAACGCTCCTGGCGCCTCAACGAGCGACACTATGGGGAGCTCCAGGGCAA
It encodes the following:
- a CDS encoding RNA degradosome polyphosphate kinase — protein: MDNDSALADPSSATDSLDEYDIDESSSVDDGTLVYDRYLDRELSWLAFNQRVLELAEDTSLPLLERANFLAIFASNLDEFFMVRVAGLKRRIDTGLAVPTNTGRAPIDVLEELSTAAHALQERHAAEFTNSVKPALDAEGIHIETWADLGPADRERVHEIFSSQIFPVLMPLAVDPAHPFPYISGLSLNLSIRVRNPKTQKEEFARLKVPSVLPRFIQLPDDGSDQLRYIPLEDLISNHLDALFPGMEILAHHEFRVTRNEDVNVDEDESENLIKSLEKQILNRRFGPPIRLEITDDMDEVTRGLLVRELKISEQEVYRLPAPLNLSGLFQLTRIDRPALKYPRHVPTTSESLMPNEGNERADIFRAIAHKDVLLHHPYESFSTSVQSFLEQAAADPHVLAIKQTLYRTSGDSPIVEALIDAAEAGKAVLALVEIKARFDETANISWARKLEKAGVHVVYGLVGLKTHCKLALVVREEEGVLRHYAHIGTGNYNPKTSRLYEDLGLLTANDQVGKDLTRLFNELSGYAIEKKFKRLLVAPRHLRKGLIKHINAEASNARAGLPSGIRIKLNSIVDEAIIDALYRASNAGVPVDLVVRGICSLRAGVPGLSENIRVRSVLGRYLEHSRVFSFHNDGDPQVFIGSSDMMHRNLDRRVEALVRIVEPDHIAELEHMFDLAVDENTASWWLDAEGVWVRHGHSEDGEPLNDLQNVLMKRISQRKRGGARR
- a CDS encoding winged helix-turn-helix transcriptional regulator; translation: MAHILMLSSAPDAEPLPALSLLSHTIEVVVAASATLVAAPTTDLIIVDATTNLAAAKGLCSVLNSSGLSCPLFVVVTDGGLAAVNHQWHIDDFLVAGAGPAEVDARIRLALARREGESSTSKIRASGIVIDEASYSAKARDRSLDLTFKEFELLRFLASHPSHVFTREQLLSEVWGYDYFGGTRTVDVHVRRLRAKLGDLESLIGTVRNVGYCFNIAEEPEQPAVAKESSGVAAEGHAAASEDRSVAV
- a CDS encoding YgfZ/GcvT domain-containing protein, which translates into the protein MSNSTFTSRPGAVGDPPEHYGNPFGEQRALAAGESVVELADRAVITISGPDRLTWLDSLTSQALKSLAAGESSETLLLTPNGRIEHAMRVIDDSETTWLLVDDSQRETLTKWLDRMRFMLRVEIADRSADFLTIGSFGDLAIPATESNGVPLVWNDSWATVTRGGYQYSRTEHHPGATWNYRESLVAPDADLSHLAASGSLALEALRIAAWRPRFSSDVDDRTIPHELDWMRSAVHLTKGCYRGQETVAKVHNLGRPPRRLVMLHLDGSEGALPSAGAEVTLEDKVIGSVSAAARHFELGPIALATIKRGVDAAETLAVASDVGEVSASQEVIVPSDAGAAANVPRLPRLGAVKR